The stretch of DNA TCACGCTGGGGTTGTCAAGGCTTACGACCGCCACTTCTCCCGTGGAGGTGCCGACCGCCGCCCAGGAGCCTGTGGAGCCGTCTACCGCGAGCTCCACCGGGTCGCCGACCAGGGCCTGGCTCCAGGATAGCCTCCTAGACTCAAGGTCGACACCCATAATCAGGCTCCCGAGCCCCGGCGCGGAGCCGGCCGCCACCAGGAGGCCCCTGCCCTCGGAGTACGCCGAGAGCTGGACCGCAACACCCCCGGGCAAGCTATAGCCCCTAAGCCCGTACACCCTGGTGTAGAACCACTCCAGCTCCTCGCCGACCAGAAGGGCCTGCTGGGGGCTTTCGCCTGGTGCGGCGGAGTAGAGTGGCGGCGATACCGCCAGGGCCAGTATAGCAAGCATCGCGAGAGCAGGTAGGAGGCGTATGGGCCATGGCGAGGCGTGTATATTCAACCTAGGTTAACCCCTTGGGTATAGAGTGGCCCGCGGGGGGGTTTATGGTCTTGCCTGCGTAAAGTGAGTGGTCGTGGTGTACAAGGGCGCGGGCCGGGTATCACCCCAGTGTAGTGTGGGTGGGCGTGTTGCGGGTGAGGTGTGTCCAGGAGGCTATTAGGAGGGCCTATTACGATAGGGACGCCTCCAGGGGGCTCTTCCAGACCTTCTCATGGCTGGTGGAGGAGGTGGGAGAGCTGTCGGAGGCATTGAGGAAGGGTGATAAGGGTAGTATGGCCGAGGAGATCGCGGACGTCATAGCGTGGACTATTAGCATAGCCAACCTGGTCGGCGTGGATGTGGAGGAGGCCCTCAGATCAAAGTACGGGGGCGAGCTATCGGGCTGCGAAGGCTAGGCGCTCTTGAAGGCCTCCACAACATCGGCGAGCTTCCCCGGGCTCTCCTCGGCCAGAGTGCCGGTTACTAGCACATCAGCCCCTGCCTCGGCTAGCATCCTCGCGGCCTCGGGAGTCCTAACCCCTCCACCGACCGTAAGGAGGACCTCGCCCCCGTAGCCCGCGGCGTCTACGAGCTTTCTGGAGGCCGCCACGGCCTCCGGGGGCACAGGCTTGGGGGCGCCGCTCCCGGCCTCGAGATATATTATCCTCCCCCCCATCATGGCCCCGGCTAGCGCGTGCAGCGCGGCCAGCTCTGGCTTCTCATAGGGTATGGGCCTGGCCCTGGCGACGAAGCCTGCGGCGCCGCCGTACCCCACGATGATGTAGCTCGTGGGTATAGCCTCGAGCCCCAGCTTGAGCGCCAGGGGGGCGCCGAGTATCTGGGCCTGCACTATGTAGTAGGGGTTGTCGCTGTTCATGACGGTCAGGAAGAGCACCGCGTCGGCGTGCCTGCTGGCGTTGGTGTGGCCGCCGGGGAAGAGTATCACCGGCAGGCCTGAGCGCTTCGCAGCCTTCACAACCCCGTCAGTCTCCTCGAACGTGACACCTATGCTCCCGCCAACAAGTATTGCGTCACTCCCCGCCTCGGCAGCCCTGGCCGCTATCTCCCCTGCCTCGCCGGGCCCGGTCTTGTCGGGGTCTATGAGGGTGAAGTGGAGCCTCCCCCTAGACCTCCTCTCCAGGAGCTTCTCCAGAAGCCTCCTCCTCTTCACCGCCAACCTCGCCACACCCCCTGCCTTCGAAGTAGGCGTCGCTCACAAGGTTGTAGACGTCAACCTTCTCAAGCCCCTCAGGCACCTCCATCTCACAGCGCAGCCCGCAGTTCCCGCAGACGGCCACGGCCCTCTTGACACCGGCCTTCACGTTGCCCTCCTCATCCTTAGCCTGGGTCAGGGTTATGGAGAGTGTCAGGCTCCCGCAGCGTGGGCATGTGAAGTACCTCTTGTAAACCTGGGGGACCGTCCTCACCTGCCTTCTCATCCTCTTCCTACGCCGCCTACCCAAAGTCTACAGGCACCCCTCATGGTAGCAGGGTTTGCCCAGAGCCCTTTTAGCCTTGGCCTGCAACCGCTTGGCCCACTGCTTTCCAAAATTTATAGTGATTTGCACGTGCTGTAGAGTGCACAACGGGCCTATCTACTGCGAGCCCGTGGGGCCCGGAGCACCGCTCCCATCGCCCCCCGGGCCTTCCCTGCTACACAACGCTATAACACAATCATATTATTTAAACACCCCTGCACCTCTGGGGGAGAAGGGTGTGATGTGGCTTGGCCCAGGGCTTCAAGGTTAGAGACCTCTCCCTCGCCGGGGAGGGTAGGATGCAGATAGAGTGGGCGGAGAGGCATATGCCCGTGCTGATGAGGCTCCGCAGCAGCATGGGCGGCGATAAACCTCTTAGTGGGGTTAGGGTTGCCGCGTGCCTCCACGTCACCAAGGAGACTGCTGTGCTGGTTGAGACCTTGAGGAAGTGGGGTGCCGAGGTTTACCTGGCCCCCAGCAACCCCCTCTCCACCCAGGACGAGGTTGCAGCGGCCCTGGCGGAGGCTGGTATAGGGGTCTTCGCCTGGAGGGGTATGACGCCTGAGGAGTATAAGTGGGCCCTATCCACTGTGGCCGGGAGGGAGCCGGATATTGTTATCGACGATGGCGCCGACCTCCACGTCCTCCTGCACGAGGAGATGAGGAGTGTGGGGGAGAAGGTGTGGGGCGGCACCGAGGAGACCACCACCGGCGTTATAAGGCTTAGAGCCCTAGAGAGGGAGGGGAGGCTCCTATACCCGGTCATAGCTGTTAACGACGCCCTAACCAAGTTCATGTTCGACAACAGGTACGGTACGGGGCAGAGCACTGTGGACGGGGTTCTCAGGGCTACTAACATACTTATAGCGGGCAAGACCGTCGTCGTGGCAGGCTACGGCTGGGTCGGGAGGGGTATAGCGGCGAGGTTCAGGGGTATGGGGGCTAAGGTGGTCGTGACAGAGGTCGACCCGGTGAGGGCTCTGGAGGCCGCTATGGACGGGTTCACAGTAACCACCATGGATGAGGCCGCCTCCCTCGGGGACGTGTTCATAACAGCCACCGGCAACATAAACGTGATAGACGCTAGGCACATGGAGAAGATGAAGGACGGGGCTATACTGGCCAACGCCGGCCACTTCAACGTGGAGATAAACGTCGCCGCTCTCGAGGAGATGAGCGTCTCGAAGAGGAGGGTGAGGAGATACCTTGACGAGTACAGGCTCCCCGACGGGAGGCGCCTCTACCTCATAGGTGAGGGGAGGCTGGTCAACCTGGTGGCTGCTGAGGGCCACCCGAGCGAGGTTATGGACATGAGCTTCTCCAACCAGGCCCTAGCAGTGCTGAAGATAGCGGGGGAGAGGGGGAGGCTTGAGAAGAGGGTGCACAGGGTTGAGAGGATCCAGGACGAGATGGTGGCTAGGCTGAAGCTAGAGACCATGGGCGTGAGGATAGATAGCCTGACGGAGGAGCAGAAGCTATACCTGCAGAAGTGGAAATAGCATGGAAACGGAGCTGGAAACAGTATTAAACCCTGGGAGGAATTGTAGATAGCTGTGGGAGGCCTGGGCCCGTAGC from Aeropyrum pernix K1 encodes:
- a CDS encoding MazG nucleotide pyrophosphohydrolase domain-containing protein, with the protein product MRVRCVQEAIRRAYYDRDASRGLFQTFSWLVEEVGELSEALRKGDKGSMAEEIADVIAWTISIANLVGVDVEEALRSKYGGELSGCEG
- a CDS encoding geranylgeranylglyceryl/heptaprenylglyceryl phosphate synthase, with the protein product MAVKRRRLLEKLLERRSRGRLHFTLIDPDKTGPGEAGEIAARAAEAGSDAILVGGSIGVTFEETDGVVKAAKRSGLPVILFPGGHTNASRHADAVLFLTVMNSDNPYYIVQAQILGAPLALKLGLEAIPTSYIIVGYGGAAGFVARARPIPYEKPELAALHALAGAMMGGRIIYLEAGSGAPKPVPPEAVAASRKLVDAAGYGGEVLLTVGGGVRTPEAARMLAEAGADVLVTGTLAEESPGKLADVVEAFKSA
- the ahcY gene encoding adenosylhomocysteinase; its protein translation is MAQGFKVRDLSLAGEGRMQIEWAERHMPVLMRLRSSMGGDKPLSGVRVAACLHVTKETAVLVETLRKWGAEVYLAPSNPLSTQDEVAAALAEAGIGVFAWRGMTPEEYKWALSTVAGREPDIVIDDGADLHVLLHEEMRSVGEKVWGGTEETTTGVIRLRALEREGRLLYPVIAVNDALTKFMFDNRYGTGQSTVDGVLRATNILIAGKTVVVAGYGWVGRGIAARFRGMGAKVVVTEVDPVRALEAAMDGFTVTTMDEAASLGDVFITATGNINVIDARHMEKMKDGAILANAGHFNVEINVAALEEMSVSKRRVRRYLDEYRLPDGRRLYLIGEGRLVNLVAAEGHPSEVMDMSFSNQALAVLKIAGERGRLEKRVHRVERIQDEMVARLKLETMGVRIDSLTEEQKLYLQKWK